The following nucleotide sequence is from Triticum dicoccoides isolate Atlit2015 ecotype Zavitan chromosome 7B, WEW_v2.0, whole genome shotgun sequence.
CTCTGTCGGGGTTGACCTTTGGCATGCATGCATTGGCCATCTGGCTCCTCTGCACTTTGTACAATCATGCAAGGCTTTTCTTTCTCTTGCGATAAAATAGATAGCCACACTTGTCATGCCAGCCGTGTCAGCAAGCAAGTTCATCTTCCATTTAGTTAATCTTCCACAGTTGCGTCTTTTCCGTTccagttaattcatagtgatgtatGGACCTCACCTATTCCAAGTAATTCCGGTTATCTTTATTATCTTGTGATCTTGGATGATTATTCCCGTTTTGTGTGGACCTTTCCTTTCCGCCGAAAATCGGATGTTCCGTCTACAATCATGTTTTTTCTTATGTGTCTGCACAATTCAGGAGGGACGTTCGTTCATCCATTGCAAACTGACAATGGAAAGGAGTCCGACAACCTTACCATCCGCACTCTTCTTGCATCCCATGGCACCATCTTCCGACTCATGTGTCCTTACACCTCGCCACAAAATGGTCATGTCGAACGTATGGTCCGCTTAATGACTATGTCCACACTCTCCTGTTTCATGCTCATGCTCCACCTTTCTTTTGGCCCGATGCACTCGCCACAACAACCCTTCTCATTAATATTTGAACTTGCCATGTTTGAAGGAACTATACACCACATGAACTTCTCTTCAGCTCGCCACTATCTTATGATGATCTTTGGTCTTTGGTTGTTTGTGCTACCCTAGCATCGCCACCACCACTCCACATAAGCTCGCCCGTGGTTCTTGCCCTGCATTTTTCTCGGCTACCCATCAAACACGAAGGGCTATTGCTGCTACAATCCGGTGTCTCACTGGGTTATCACGTCACGACATGTTTATTTTGATGAGATGAACTTTCATTTTTAGCACCTTAACAGGAGCACCTCTGTGCTGCCGTCATCTTTGGTGGCACCTCGCCCCGCCATTGGCTGTTCCCAGGCCGGCCCCGACGCCCCACGCTATCATGGCCAATGCATCGTGGCTACTTCACCGGCTACTCTAGCCGTTTCATCGGTCGCCTTGGTGTCGTCTGCTTCTTCGGACACCTCGACGCCCATcacattggccgcctcgatgccggcCATGCCGGCTAGTTCTTCGGCCACCTCGATGCCGACCATGCTGACTGCTTCTCCGACTGCCTCGCCGTTGGCTACGCCGGCCGCCTCGACGCCAGTTGCTTCTCCGACTGCCTCCACGTCGGCCTCGCCAGCTGGCTCGCCGGTCGCCTTAACGCCGACCTCCTCTGTCGTCATGGCTGCCTCACTGGCCTCCTCGACCGCCTCTTTGGTCAGCTCAGCTGCCATGGCTGCCGACGgcccacctccgccacccgcgagtCCCATTACTTGCGCTCGTGTAGGTGTGTTCCAGCTGAGCTCCAGCTACCCCATCGACGAGTACGTGTGTGCGGCCTCCACCTCCGCGCTCTCGTCGTTGCCCACCTCCGCTCGGGACGGATCTATTGGATCCACAGTGGCATGCAACCATGAAGTAGGAGTTTCACGCCCTGCAGCGCAACCGAAtgtggcagcttgttccccgtccgCGCAACGCCAACGTCATCTTCgacaagtgggtgttcaagaacaaACTTCGCCCGACGGTTTACAGGAGCGCTAGAAAGTGCATTAGGTGGTTTGAGGCTTTTGTCAGCGAGCCGGTGTCGACTTCACGAATACCTCTGCCCTGGTTGTCAAACCTAGCATGATTTGTACCATCATGCACCTCACAGTGTCTCAGGCGTGGCCGGTAcaccagatggatgtctccaacgccttcctccatggcCATCTCGACGAGCTAGTGTATTGCCAGCGGCCCGCTGGTTTTGTCAACGACGCATCCCCAGATCATGTGTGCCTGTTTCTTGCTCGTTATACGGACTCAAGTAGGCACCACGTGCCTGGTACTAGCGCACCGCGATGTTTCTTCACTAGCTCGGCTTCCGCTCCACTCGCTCCGACGCCTCGCTATTTGTCTATCGACGGGGCCATGAGATTGCGTACCTGCTCCTCTGCATTGACGACATCATTTTGGCGGCATGCACCATTGATCTACTTCTTCGGCTTACCGATCAACTTCACATTGAGTTCGCTATCAAGGACTTAGGGCCGCTAGACTATTTCCACGACATCGAGGTGGTACGATGTGTGGACAGGTTCTTTCTTCACCAGGGGAAGTATGCTCATGAGTTGCTTGACTGCGCCGGGATGCTCAACTGCAAACCCGCGACCACCCCTGTCGACACGAAGGCCAAGCTCTCCTCCACCATTGGTTTGCTGACGCCGGATGCCCCCTTCTACCGCATGATTGTGGGTGTTCTCCAGTACCCGACGCTCACTCTCCTAGAGTTGAAGTATGCGTTACAACAGGTGTGCCTTCATATGCATTTGCCTCGTGATGCTCACTGGACCGCGGTGAAACGGATTCTCCGTTACATACGCGGTACTATGGATCTTTGCCTCTCGCTCCATGCTTCGGCAGGTATGAACATCGTGGCGTACTCTGATGTAGACTAGACTGGCTGCCCCGACACACGACGTTCCACCTCCGGATACTGTGTCTACCTTGGACTATCACTTATCTGCTGGTCATCCAAGAGGCAGCCCACAGTCTCTTGgtccagtgctgaggctgagtatagTGTTGTGGCTAACGTTGTTGCCGAGTGCTCATGGCTTCTGCAACTTCTCTACGAGCTCTCTTGTCCTGTCGATAAGGTCACCATTGTGTATTGCGACAACGTCTGTGCAGTCTACCTCTCTGACAACCTTGTTCATCATTGACGCATCAAACATATTGAGCTGGATATCCACTTTGTTCGTGAGTAGGTGGCTCTTGGCCATGTTCGAGTTCTTCACATGTCTATGGCCTATCTCTCAGCAATTTGCGGATATCATGACGAAGGGGTTGTTGACGTCGGTTTTCGAGGAATTTCTGTCCAGTTTATGCGTCACTGCCAACGTTTTGACTGCCGGGGNNNNNNNNNNNNNNNNNNNNNNNNNNNNNNNNNNNNNNNNNNNNNNNNNNNNNNNNNNNNNNNNNNNNNNNNNNNNNNNNNNNNNNNNNNNNNNNNNNNNNNNNNNNNNNNNNNNNNNNNNNNNNNNNNNNNNNNNNNNNNNNNNNNNNNNNNNNNNNNNNCCTATGTATTCATATGTACACATGTACTCTAATCTCCATCTATTTCATTAGGGTTTAGTCCTGGACGTGATGATCTTCCTGTACATCTATATATTGGCATTGGATGCCCGTGAAACATGTGTGTCGTATCCTATCCTCTCTCTCTACACAATCGTGTTCGGTGGTTTTTGCGCCCTGCACAAAATAATACTACTTTATTTTCTAATAACATTACAATTGTGATGGTCCTGTGAATTTAACTTGTACTATTTCCTCGTTGTCGATCCAGAAGCCATGACGTGTAATCGAGGATGATGTTCCGTATCTTGGAAGAGAAACCATGTGAGGACAGAATAAAAAAGAATGTGGCAGAGGAGATAAAGAAAGTGAGTCGTCCAGTCTCCGGGCGGAGTCTGAAACAGGACCCTAATCCCACGCTCTCGCAGTCGCAGTCGCAGTCGCACCCACTAATCACGGCGCATCAATCAAGCTGCCGCTATCAATCATTAACGGCGACAAGACCAAGCACACAAGCAAAACCACGCTATACAAATCCCCCGAATGTAGCAGAGCGTCCGGTCAAACCGGCCTTCATTTCCCAAGCACGGTGCATATagataaataaataaacaaaacaaaagaaaaagagcgaGGGATTTTTCAGGCCCCTTTGTCCAATGGAGTCACGCGGCACGTAGCTCCGCCTCAGACCACATGCACACGCAAACCCCAATTAAAAATTATTATTACTCGCCACGAGAAAATCAGTTTTTTTTTTCGTCCGAGCAAGCGAGCGAGCTCCTCGCGAGgctctgcctctctctctctctctctctctctctcttccccccatCTTCAGTTNNNNNNNNNNNNNNNNNNNNNNNNNNNNNNNNNNNNNNNNNNNNNNNNNNNNNNNNNNNNNNNNNNNNNNNNNNNNNNNNNNNNNNNNNNNNNNNNNNNNNNNNNNNNNNNNNNNNNNNNNNNNNNNNNNNNNNNNNNNNNNNNNNNNNNNNNNNNNNNNNNNNNNNNNNNNNNNNNNNNNNNNNNNNNNNNNNNNNNNNNNNNNNNNNNNNNNNNNNNNNNNNNNNNNNNNNNNNNNNNNNNNNNNNNNNNNNNNNNNNGTGCCGCGCTCCCCGACACCGCTCGACCTCGCCGCCGCGTCCGCCTACCACCACAGGCGCCTCTCCCCGTCGCCCCGGCCCCCGGCTCACCCGCAGGTGCGTCTCCCATCGCCCTACGGCCAGATCCCCTCCGGCGCCGCGGCCCACCATGCGCGCTCGCTCTCGCAGCCCCTCTTCTTCTCTCTCGACTCGCTCCCACCGCCGCCGTACGCCGATCTGGCCGGCCCGCCCGCCATCCCGCCCTCCCCGCCGTCTTCAAGCTCCGACCCGCCGTCCTTCGGCCTGCCGCCGCGGAGGGCTGGCCACCGCCGCTCTCAGAGCGACATCCCCTTCGGGTTCTCGCAGCTCAGCCCGCCCCTGCCGCCCCCGGCGCCGGTGAAGCGCGAGGCGGCCACGGGACAGGATGGCGGCAGATTGGAGGGCGACGACGCTGCGTTGTACGACCTTGTCAACGCCTACATGGACCTGGACGGGATGGACGCGCTCAACTCCTCCGAGGACCGCCACGACGACCGTGACATTCACAGCCGTGCCAGCGGCACCCGCGCTGCCAGCGCGGCCGAGAGCAGCGAGAACGAAGCCGAGAGCCAGTCCACCTCAGCGGAGAGGAAGGACGGAGCCAAGTCTCGGCATTGTCGCAGCTTGTCCATGGACAGCTTCATGGGGAAGCTCAACTATGCCACAGGTGACGAGTCGCCAAAGCTACCACCGCCGTCCCCCAGCGGTGGCCTTTCCAGGAGCGGGAGTGGGTCCTTGGACGGTGGTGGTGCTGCGTCACTGTTTGGTACCGAGTTCGCCAACGGGGAGTTCACTGAGGCTGAGAAGAAGAAGATCATGGCAAATGAACGCCTCGCAGAGATAGCTTTGACAGACCCTAAGAGGGTCAAGAGGTGTGCATTTCTTCATAGAGTGGAAAAAACATTTTCCCTTCAAATTAAGCATCCTGACTTTTTAAAACTGCCAGGATTTTGGCAAATCGCCAGTCTGCGGCAAGGTCAAAGGAGCGCAAGATGAGGTACATTCAAGAACTCGAGCATAAGGTACAGGTCTTGCAGACAGAGGCGACTACGCTTTCAGCACAATTGACAATGCTGCAGGTTTGTCTTGTGAAGTTGCTCTGTATTTTGATTTTGCTTATGTTAGGGTGGAACTAATTCTTGATGCACTTGTTTGCAGAGGGACTCTGGAGGACTTGCAACTCAGAACAATGAGTTGAAAATAAGGCTGCAAGCAATGGAGCAACAGGCGCAGCTGAGAGATGGTATGCTTCTTATGGTCCCATTCTTCATTTCTTTTGGTGAAAATTAaactgggttatgttttctcgggaAACTAGCAAACGGCAATACAAAAATAGAGCTCTTCAAGTATTACACCAGCATGTGTTTGTGCTGACTTTCGACTGTCTGGTCTGGTTTGGTAGGCATGTAGTATCACCAATGCAGATCAGTCTTTTTATTGTTGGGTCGGGATAGTTTCTGTTTATGTGCACTCGACACTGTAGGGTTTATCAAGGCCAAGCAAATCAGTTTACATTAAAATGCAATAGTCGAGTTGTTCTTGGATGTTATTGCATGCTTCATGTGTCTTTTTATAGATATATTGGTTCTTAATTTACCATGCATCTTGGTTGTGTTTGTAATAAAAAATTTCATGGTTCGGTGCTGAAAGATGACTTGCCAATATTTATGCAAGCCAAAGCTAAACCAATTGGTTGGGTGCCAACTTCTCTTGAAACTTGCCTACATTTGGCAAGTTTTGGAGTTGCAAAATGTAGGTATGCCAAACTATTGGCTAGCAATTTTTGGCTGCCAACAAAAGCATGGCCTATTACCTTTGTTTTGTGATTTACAAAAGATCGTGTGCTTGTTCTCTGTGATAGTCAGTTATATTAAGTCGCCAAATGTAAGCATACTAAAGTATTCGCTAGCAATTTTTGGCCACCAACCAAAGCACACTCTATTACCTTGTTTCGTGATTATTATACAAAAGATCACGTGCTTGTTCTCTGTGTTAGTCAGTTATATTAAACTATCATTATAAATATTGCTGATTCTTTTTCGCGCTGGTGTGCACATTTTCCTGGCGTTGATTACTTGCTGACTAGATTAAAGTCCTTTTGTCTCAGGAAAGACCATGTGGTTTGCAAATTGGTTGAGTTGAAAATTGATGGCACAGTATATTCATTTTATATTATTACTTTATTAGTTGCGAGGGGTTCGGTCCCCCGGTGGCTGGGTTGTACCATCATGATACATACTTTTGCTGGGATTTTTTTGAACAATATGTATTTGGAAAATCTTGCATATCTTAACACCGTTTTATCATTAATCAATATATGTTTTAAAATATTTTGAAAACCTTGAATACCTCAACACTATTTTATCTTTATTTCCTCATGTGCGTCTAGTTTAACTAGGTTTGTTACTCTTGCTTACATGAGGATATATCAACTAATGTCCAGTTCCTTTAGATGCTAATGTGACCTACTGTTCGTTTTGGTTCCTTTGGGCACATTTTATGGTTGATAAGAACTATAGGCGTACACTGTAGAAACTGTCTTCTTACTCGCTTTTGTCGAAAAGGCTTGTATATTTTTCCTTAATGACAtttgaaaagattcaaatattccaTATATCTAGTCTTAAATTGTGTTTAATAGTCTATTCAGATCTAAATGTCAGATTGCTATTTCAGTTAGTGCAAAAATCATTTCTGAAAGTTCACGCTGGTGATGTATACttgttttgacccattttaatgcgGTGTAAGATTGAAGATCTATCATAGCATTTTCTCTGTGTCTTCTGTGCGTTTTCGGTTATTTGTGGGTCCACAGTTGGTTTCAGGCTTTCAGTACATGTTGTAGCTACTTAGCTAGAGGTCAGCAATTTACGCTAGTGATTTTGTTGCCATGGGTCCTCGCTGTGGATTGATATATAGTCCATATGTAGCTAATATACagttctaagagcatctccaatcggACTTGACTAATCTGACCCCATTTATGTTCGCCGGCTGCCCCATATTTGTCTGCCCGGGCAACCACACCTACCTCAAATCCATACAAAGCCATGCATATAGATCATATAGCACACAACCAATTCAACACAAGCCAAAATAATTTACAACAATTCATTCATAGGCATACATGATTGAATCAATCGCCCCCATTGTTGCGCTCATGGATCTCCTTTTTGTTGTGATCCACTTGTTGCAATTCTCATACATGAGGATAGTGTCGGCCGACATGATCCTTGA
It contains:
- the LOC119338852 gene encoding transcription factor RF2a-like, whose amino-acid sequence is VPRSPTPLDLAAASAYHHRRLSPSPRPPAHPQVRLPSPYGQIPSGAAAHHARSLSQPLFFSLDSLPPPPYADLAGPPAIPPSPPSSSSDPPSFGLPPRRAGHRRSQSDIPFGFSQLSPPLPPPAPVKREAATGQDGGRLEGDDAALYDLVNAYMDLDGMDALNSSEDRHDDRDIHSRASGTRAASAAESSENEAESQSTSAERKDGAKSRHCRSLSMDSFMGKLNYATGDESPKLPPPSPSGGLSRSGSGSLDGGGAASLFGTEFANGEFTEAEKKKIMANERLAEIALTDPKRVKRILANRQSAARSKERKMRYIQELEHKVQVLQTEATTLSAQLTMLQRDSGGLATQNNELKIRLQAMEQQAQLRDALNEALTGEVQRLKLATGEITDARMSKAGLQQQMNSQLIQMQQLQIQQQQQQQSSQTQQAQQQHQQQQQSQQSA